Proteins from a genomic interval of Rhodopseudomonas julia:
- the cysE gene encoding serine O-acetyltransferase produces MAVEQTRLSSGAETVDPVWAQLRREAEDIVARETVLAAFIYSTILNYPRLEDAVAHRVGDRLRHPGISTGQIIRSFGEMYEDQPELSEVLRIDLMAVYDRDPACERLIEPVLYFKGFHAIQSHRLAHWLWQQGHKDYALYLQSRASEVFQVDIHPAVPLGRGIFIDHATGIVIGSTAVIEDDVSILQNVTLGGTGKSCGDRHPKIRHGVLIGAGAEVLGNIEVGHCSRVAAGSVVLKPVPPMVTVAGVPARIVGKAGRDEPGRSMDQLLREAEQGSDDVSG; encoded by the coding sequence ATGGCTGTCGAACAAACCCGTCTGAGCTCGGGCGCCGAAACGGTCGATCCGGTCTGGGCGCAGCTTCGCCGCGAAGCCGAAGACATCGTCGCGCGCGAGACCGTGCTTGCGGCCTTCATCTATTCGACGATCTTGAACTATCCCCGGCTGGAAGATGCGGTCGCCCACCGCGTCGGAGACAGGCTGCGCCATCCCGGCATTTCCACAGGGCAAATCATTCGGTCTTTCGGCGAGATGTATGAGGATCAGCCGGAACTCTCGGAGGTTCTGCGTATCGATCTGATGGCCGTCTATGACCGCGATCCGGCTTGCGAGCGGCTGATCGAGCCGGTGCTTTATTTCAAGGGTTTCCACGCGATCCAGTCGCACCGGCTGGCTCATTGGCTCTGGCAGCAAGGTCACAAGGATTACGCCCTCTATCTGCAAAGCCGTGCATCGGAAGTGTTCCAGGTCGATATTCATCCCGCCGTTCCTCTGGGACGTGGGATCTTCATCGATCATGCCACCGGTATCGTGATCGGCTCCACGGCCGTCATCGAGGACGATGTCTCGATCCTCCAGAATGTCACGCTCGGCGGGACAGGGAAATCGTGTGGTGACCGGCATCCCAAGATTCGTCACGGCGTCCTCATCGGCGCCGGCGCCGAGGTCCTCGGCAATATCGAAGTCGGCCATTGCTCTCGCGTGGCGGCCGGATCGGTCGTGTTGAAACCGGTGCCGCCCATGGTGACGGTTGCGGGCGTGCCGGCGCGAATCGTCGGCAAAGCGGGCCGCGACGAACCCGGCCGTTCCATGGACCAGCTCCTGCGCGAGGCGGAACAGGGGAGCGACGACGTTTCCGGTTGA
- a CDS encoding transglutaminase-like cysteine peptidase, with product MRLNRVTGTMLGAAFALAAFMAAPAEAQAQQTSSGLGIRITGSISAPVMRTGRYASPPIGHRAFCKSFPGECQVHGGRSPMQLTPSRWQDLVRINNYVNDSVKAVTDEEYYGQEEVWTLPQGYGDCEDYVLLKRKQLVTRGWPTSDLLVAVVFDEVGAGHAVLVVRTDRGDYVLDNKVSDIRLWSQTGYRYVKRQDTADPKRWVAIDDSRWQPLDATGRLR from the coding sequence ATGCGGTTGAACAGAGTGACCGGAACAATGCTTGGGGCAGCCTTCGCCCTCGCCGCCTTCATGGCGGCACCGGCAGAGGCCCAGGCCCAACAGACAAGCTCCGGTCTTGGCATCAGGATCACGGGAAGCATCAGCGCGCCGGTCATGCGCACGGGTCGCTATGCCTCGCCACCAATCGGACATCGTGCCTTCTGCAAGTCCTTTCCGGGCGAATGCCAGGTCCACGGCGGGCGCTCGCCCATGCAGCTGACGCCTTCACGTTGGCAGGATCTGGTTCGGATCAACAATTACGTCAACGACAGCGTCAAGGCAGTGACGGACGAAGAGTATTATGGGCAGGAAGAAGTCTGGACGCTCCCGCAAGGCTACGGCGATTGCGAGGACTATGTCCTTCTGAAGCGCAAGCAGCTCGTCACACGCGGCTGGCCCACCTCCGACCTCTTGGTCGCCGTGGTCTTCGACGAAGTCGGCGCCGGCCATGCCGTGCTCGTCGTGCGCACCGATCGCGGTGACTACGTGCTCGACAACAAGGTCTCCGATATCCGCCTGTGGAGCCAAACCGGCTACCGCTACGTGAAACGGCAGGACACGGCAGACCCGAAGAGATGGGTCGCCATCGACGATTCCCGTTGGCAGCCGCTCGACGCCACAGGTCGTCTGCGTTGA
- a CDS encoding alpha/beta fold hydrolase, protein MPSFEASDGVAIAYLDQGEGEPLLLIHGFASSHRVNWQSTGWVSAFNEAGYRVIAPDNRGHGWSDAPHSADAYGMDRMGRDMLELLDHLGIERTLMMGYSMGARIATHLAVGAPEKVEALIIGGLGDQLVQGFGEADEVAAGMRAASTEEVVGETAKGFRVFAEQTGSDLLALAACMEAGRENLTPGMLGKLTMPVLIVVGSEDEVAGDPEALAKLIPSAKTAIIPRRDHMRAVGDKMTKAAVLEYLESLRKAA, encoded by the coding sequence ATGCCCTCCTTTGAAGCGTCAGACGGCGTCGCGATCGCCTATCTCGATCAGGGGGAGGGCGAACCGCTCCTTCTCATCCATGGCTTTGCCTCGAGTCACCGGGTCAATTGGCAGTCCACCGGCTGGGTCTCGGCCTTCAATGAGGCGGGATACCGTGTCATCGCGCCGGACAATCGGGGGCATGGCTGGTCCGACGCGCCGCACTCGGCCGATGCCTACGGCATGGACCGGATGGGGCGGGACATGCTGGAGCTTCTCGATCATCTCGGGATCGAACGAACCCTCATGATGGGCTATTCGATGGGCGCGCGGATTGCGACGCATCTTGCTGTCGGCGCACCCGAGAAGGTCGAAGCTCTCATCATCGGCGGGCTCGGCGATCAACTGGTGCAGGGCTTCGGCGAAGCTGACGAAGTTGCAGCCGGTATGCGCGCGGCCTCCACGGAAGAGGTCGTCGGCGAAACCGCAAAAGGATTTCGCGTCTTCGCCGAACAGACCGGCTCGGATCTTTTGGCGCTTGCGGCCTGTATGGAGGCCGGCCGCGAGAACCTCACTCCCGGTATGCTCGGCAAGCTCACCATGCCGGTCCTCATCGTCGTGGGGTCCGAGGACGAGGTGGCTGGCGACCCGGAAGCGCTCGCAAAGCTCATCCCCAGTGCCAAGACCGCGATCATTCCGCGCCGTGACCATATGCGCGCCGTCGGGGACAAGATGACCAAGGCTGCCGTCCTGGAGTATTTGGAGAGCCTCCGCAAAGCCGCCTAG
- a CDS encoding PilZ domain-containing protein, with the protein MTIASTNTETPKETVELTVEDPDSNRRQHERVEVSLLGRCMFADQQENPCEMRNVSAGGAAIISPVKGNVGEKIIIYAEQIGRIEGIITRHTQNGFAITITASARKREKLANTLAWLGRRDVLKLRDDRRSVRRVPATTETRVTLPGGRQVDCKIIDMSKTGAAIAISERPPIGSRVNLGRLGGRVVRHFSDGVAIEFMRIMSEEEIERIIEEEFFTDGSL; encoded by the coding sequence ATGACCATCGCTTCCACAAACACTGAAACGCCCAAAGAGACGGTGGAACTCACCGTGGAGGATCCCGACAGCAATCGTCGTCAGCACGAGCGCGTCGAGGTCAGCCTGCTTGGCCGTTGCATGTTTGCGGATCAGCAAGAGAACCCGTGCGAGATGCGCAACGTGTCCGCGGGCGGAGCCGCGATCATCAGTCCCGTCAAAGGGAACGTCGGCGAGAAGATCATCATCTATGCCGAACAGATCGGGCGCATTGAAGGCATCATCACGCGTCACACGCAAAATGGTTTCGCCATCACGATCACGGCTTCGGCGCGCAAGCGGGAAAAGCTCGCGAACACCCTCGCCTGGCTTGGACGCCGCGACGTGCTCAAGCTCCGAGACGACCGCCGCTCCGTGCGGCGTGTGCCGGCCACCACGGAAACGCGGGTGACGCTGCCCGGGGGCAGGCAGGTCGACTGCAAGATCATCGATATGTCGAAGACGGGCGCCGCCATCGCGATTTCAGAGCGCCCTCCGATTGGTTCGCGCGTCAACCTCGGCCGGCTTGGAGGCCGCGTCGTGCGCCATTTCAGCGACGGCGTCGCCATCGAGTTTATGCGCATCATGTCGGAAGAAGAGATCGAGCGAATTATCGAGGAAGAGTTCTTCACAGACGGAAGCCTGTGA
- a CDS encoding DUF6949 family protein: MRAVAVSGRPYLVGPIRAGYVYQTLTDAGRVGAVSDFEVLLFCVLTGFVTAGTAASFYQLLTSRPPDFELRDFTFPAIATCTLMCFTAGPFIVVRRICGALRVKKAGLEIVVLGLAVAGLWSACSGTLFLSFLVAVRA; encoded by the coding sequence ATGCGGGCGGTCGCGGTAAGCGGCCGCCCGTATCTTGTCGGGCCTATTCGAGCCGGTTACGTTTACCAAACGTTAACTGATGCCGGACGGGTGGGCGCCGTGTCTGATTTCGAAGTGCTGCTGTTTTGCGTTCTGACAGGCTTCGTGACGGCCGGAACGGCTGCAAGCTTCTACCAGTTGCTCACCTCGCGCCCGCCTGATTTTGAACTGCGGGATTTCACCTTCCCCGCGATCGCGACCTGCACCTTGATGTGCTTTACGGCGGGACCGTTCATCGTGGTTCGCCGAATTTGCGGAGCCTTGCGCGTCAAAAAAGCAGGGCTGGAGATCGTGGTCCTCGGGCTTGCGGTGGCGGGTCTGTGGAGCGCATGTTCGGGCACATTGTTTCTCAGTTTTCTGGTGGCTGTCCGCGCATGA
- a CDS encoding gamma carbonic anhydrase family protein — protein sequence MSIYCLKERKPDLPESGAYWIAPCASVIGDVRLSEDASIWFGAVLRGDNEPISVGPRSNVQDLSVIHTDPGFPCTIGSDCTIGHRAILHGCTIGDFSLVGMGAIVLNGAKIGRFCLIGAGALITEGKEIPDYSLVVGSPGKVVRTLDETAKEGLRESAAKYVANGRRFRESLGQI from the coding sequence ATGAGCATTTATTGTCTGAAGGAACGTAAGCCTGATCTGCCGGAGAGCGGGGCCTATTGGATTGCACCCTGCGCGAGCGTGATCGGCGATGTGCGACTGTCCGAAGACGCGAGCATCTGGTTCGGCGCGGTTCTGCGGGGCGACAACGAGCCGATTTCCGTCGGCCCGCGTTCCAATGTCCAGGATCTCAGCGTTATCCATACCGATCCTGGGTTCCCCTGCACGATCGGCAGCGATTGCACGATCGGCCACCGCGCCATTCTGCACGGCTGCACGATCGGGGATTTCTCTCTCGTCGGTATGGGAGCGATCGTCCTGAACGGTGCAAAGATCGGCCGTTTCTGCCTGATCGGTGCGGGTGCCCTCATCACCGAGGGCAAGGAGATCCCGGATTATTCACTCGTCGTCGGCTCTCCCGGAAAAGTCGTGCGGACGCTCGACGAGACAGCCAAGGAAGGGCTGCGGGAATCGGCAGCGAAATATGTTGCCAACGGCCGCCGGTTTCGGGAATCGCTCGGCCAAATATAG
- a CDS encoding DUF3126 family protein, protein MSIDELKKLQAYLQRLFDNEKIQVKARPRKDDSAEVFVGEEFVGLIFRDDEDEDLSYNFSMAILDFDLRA, encoded by the coding sequence TTGAGCATCGACGAACTGAAAAAACTCCAGGCCTACCTGCAGCGGCTTTTCGACAACGAGAAGATCCAGGTGAAGGCGCGGCCGCGCAAGGACGATTCGGCGGAGGTGTTCGTCGGCGAGGAATTCGTTGGCCTCATTTTCCGCGACGATGAGGATGAGGATCTCTCCTACAATTTCTCGATGGCGATCCTGGATTTCGACCTGCGCGCCTGA
- a CDS encoding rhomboid family intramembrane serine protease, translated as MFNLPTVLVWTVGVLLIVHIIRALLPYQSDVEVLMMFGFVPVRYTGAASFLPGGIAACWWTPLTYALLHADWLHLGVNVLWMLSFGSAVARRFGTSRFLVLLLVTVAAGALAQFLAMPGNETLVIGASAGVSGVTAAAARFAFAPGGPLAGGGVRPEAYLVPDPGLKASLLNPYSAFFILMWFGINLLFGVGGQMLPGVGGAIAWQAHVGGFLAGLLLFPLFDPVGRGARS; from the coding sequence ATGTTCAACCTGCCGACGGTCCTCGTATGGACGGTCGGCGTGCTCCTGATCGTGCACATCATCCGCGCCCTGCTGCCTTATCAGAGCGATGTCGAAGTGCTGATGATGTTCGGCTTCGTGCCGGTGCGCTACACGGGTGCGGCTTCGTTCCTGCCCGGAGGGATCGCGGCCTGTTGGTGGACGCCTCTCACTTATGCACTCCTGCACGCCGACTGGCTGCATCTTGGCGTGAACGTCCTCTGGATGCTGAGCTTCGGCAGCGCCGTCGCCCGGCGTTTCGGAACGTCACGCTTCCTCGTCCTGCTGCTGGTGACGGTTGCAGCCGGGGCGCTTGCACAGTTTCTGGCGATGCCTGGGAACGAAACGCTCGTCATTGGAGCTTCCGCCGGTGTCTCCGGAGTGACGGCCGCGGCCGCGCGCTTCGCCTTTGCGCCGGGTGGTCCTTTGGCAGGTGGCGGCGTCCGCCCGGAGGCCTACCTTGTGCCAGATCCGGGGCTGAAAGCGAGTCTTCTCAATCCGTACTCCGCCTTCTTCATTTTGATGTGGTTCGGCATCAATCTCTTATTCGGTGTCGGAGGCCAGATGCTCCCGGGCGTGGGCGGTGCAATCGCCTGGCAGGCCCATGTCGGCGGATTTCTCGCGGGCCTTCTTCTATTTCCCCTGTTCGATCCGGTCGGACGCGGAGCCCGTTCATAG
- a CDS encoding CBS domain-containing protein, with product MHVRQLLESKGNDVVTCRPQMSLHEVAVTLSEHRIGAVVVTEGAVIKGILSERDIVTAVAREGTGALSQPVANFMTARVRICRMHHTTDDLMEMMTNERFRHLPVEEDGKLVGIVSIGDVVKRRIAEIQNEAEAIREYVTQG from the coding sequence ATGCATGTACGGCAATTGCTGGAGAGCAAAGGCAATGACGTCGTGACGTGCCGGCCGCAGATGAGCCTGCACGAAGTCGCTGTCACATTGTCAGAACATCGTATCGGCGCGGTCGTTGTGACCGAGGGCGCGGTCATCAAAGGTATTCTGTCGGAGCGGGACATCGTGACGGCGGTCGCGCGCGAGGGAACTGGTGCGCTCAGCCAGCCGGTGGCGAATTTCATGACAGCGCGCGTGCGTATCTGCCGAATGCATCATACGACCGATGATCTCATGGAGATGATGACCAATGAGCGGTTTCGCCATTTGCCCGTCGAGGAGGATGGCAAGCTCGTCGGAATCGTGTCGATCGGCGATGTCGTCAAGCGGCGGATCGCAGAGATTCAAAACGAAGCCGAAGCGATC